The sequence below is a genomic window from Oreochromis niloticus isolate F11D_XX linkage group LG3, O_niloticus_UMD_NMBU, whole genome shotgun sequence.
AAACAGGAAGCTTCAAACAGGACCACTGTATTTTACCTGTTATTTTGCTCATGTAATGCTAACATAATGCTAAATACTCCCTCACTGTTTAATCCATCATTACTAGATGTACCATTGTAGATACAAATaatgacaaaacaaacacaaaataaaataagagaCATTATGAATTTCCAATAATTTAAGGTGAAAACTTATGATGCTTCCAAAAAATTGGAATCTTCACGAATCAGTGTGAATCCTTCAGCATTACATTATAGTGTGACTTCTTCGGGCCAGAAAATAGACAAACAGTTATACTGATCTTATTAAGAGATCTGGAACCTAAAATgcagaacattaaaacattgtttaaatctattatattattataattatgatattattatttttttaatttatgtttttttgttttttgttttttttaaataatggatCAAAATGCATATTTCCTTCCCTTCTTTTTCATAACATCAGATAAACCCAgggccacactgacagcaggaacaacaatcataccagtagggggcagtgtgacactgacctgctctgtgcagagctctgatggatggaaatatgagTGGTTCAGACGAACCCAAACAACCTCTGAAGTTCACATAGGAGATCAACAAAACAGAGATATCAGAGTATCTCAAGGAGGAATCTACCGCtgcagaggaacaagaggaaacccagtttactacactgaTATAAGTTATGATGTCACCATTGAGAAAACCAGTGAGTTCAGTCATTTAGTTTGAAATATACATTCACTCATGATTATCAAACATACAATGTGaagttttctgtgttgatttcatgtttctatttgtgtCTCAACTGTTAATATGTGTAAACAGTTTCCAATAAAGTTGttgtaaaacaacaacccaaccagtgatgggaataacggcgttacaagtaacggcgttactaacggcgttacttttttcagtatcgagtaatctaactaattactattcctatcgttacaacggcgttacagttactaacaaggaaacgcggtccgttactatttttcaacaaacagacggttgaagctgtgttcagcttaccgcatcttctggacgctacagctttaagcagctgcgcgctcccgcggacggtaatcacgatcgctgtctagcacaacacctggagctcagggggcaaaacaatcacatgagtgctgctgtttgactgaggaagaataaagtagttgtggtaagccaatcacatgaccacttaaagacaaagcaacaaggtgccagtttttaaattgtgttgataggccacgtaaaaccagagtcatgataaacaagatatacgcggcgttttttcctcaatagtttcgccacgttagcgctagcaagcactctctgcttatgagcaacaaaacaaaacaaaaaaaagttttaggagtgacggagagagaaagagagagcaggaaaagagagagagcgagttttgagatgtgagagatttgtgacgtttagcgtgtttggagtgtgtagttaatgtgttgtcttgtgtagttagtgtgtagtgttgtgtatagttttgtgttgtgtgtcagaacaatgaggcgactgctgtctccaggtagaaacaggagtgatacacctgctgctgtcacacctgcaggtatcaggctgtgatgttctcctttatagtggacagaaattatttttttggagtggcacaaataatttgtgcggcatcttattgaatgcagaacagctgattgttctgtaaatagtttgaaatggttatttaaaaaaagtgtaaaaggtaaatggatgcaaataactttgttgtttgcagaacttgtgcataggattttaaaattgacaattaatatgttttttgtctgattttagatcaattctggttatacagtatgacaaaatgagaacataactgtaaattcaggcacgtgaggttgcgctaaaaagaatgataccaaacaaggcaaagtaaatagtttttaaaggtaaaatgtggaaggaaaatcaagagtagtaaaaaaatggccaattatactctggacgccagagggttaaacgttctttgttttttttaaaagtaacgcaatagttacttttccaagtaattaattacttttagaatattgtaactgagttactaactcagttacttttttgaagaagtaactagtaactataattgaattactatttcaaagtaacttgcccaacactgaacCCAACTGGCCTCAGATATTCAGAGGTGAGACGATCACTCTGACATGTGAGGTGCAGGAAGGAGGTGAAACCACTGAGTGGGAGTATGAATGGAGAGGACCCAGGACACCCACACAGTGGACACACAATAATGATGTGACATTCAATGTTTCTGAGTCCAGCAGTGGAGACTACATGTGTAAGAGTCGACGCAGAGATGACTCATATTCttcaacagagtggagtgaagcCTTCACATTGTCAGCATCAAGTaagtttgtgtttgtatgtacaatattattattattattatcattgtagTATTTTGAGGCAATTGAATCTAGTGAGTTGAACCACCTAACTATATAAgctaaaatattttatatttggaAGTATTGAAAGTCGTGATTTTCTTCTGAAAACCTTCCAGTATTCATTATTGACAAAACTTCACTCATTTAAATTTCAATactcccatccatccatcttcttccggcCCTGGATAAGTgcaagaagatggatggatgggagtATTGAAATTTAAATAATTGAAGTTTTGTCAATAATGAATACTGGAAGGTTTATCCAGAAGGAAAACCACGACTTGCATTTTTGAAAAAGGGTCCAAAGCTGGGCCCAACTCAATCCAACAGTAACATAAGATCTAAAAGCCTAAAAAGAACAAAGTGTTGCACTTTGCAGAGAAtttaaagacataaaaatgcttaattaaatatcataaagaatagaatagaatagaatagaatagaatagaatagaataatcctttaattgtcccacaaggggaaatttggttgtaacagcagccagaaagacacatatacaaacaacagtacacaggacacagaacagaaacatacacaatttttttgctctgcagttcagcaacatttacatgcatggggtgggagactctgtccatcagagatgttattttggtcagagtccttctgtctcccaccacctgcactgggtccagggtgcatcccagaacagagctggccttcctgatgagtttatccatcctcttcctctcagctgccgataaactgctgctccaacataccacactgtaaaaaatgacagatgccaccacagagtcatagaaggtctttaaaagcactccctgtactccaaatgacctcagccgcctcagcaggtagtgtctgctctgacccttcctgtaaagagcatcagtgttgcggctccagtccagtttattattcaggtgaacacccaggtacctataagagtccactatctcaatgtccactccctggatgttcaccggtgtcagtgtggtgggtctgcgtctccggaaatccaccaactccttggttttcccggcgttggtcagcaggtggttctgctgacaccagtctacaaagtccagagtccactgtctgtactctgagtcgtcctcacctgtgatgaggccgactatggcagagtcgtcagagaacttctgtaggtggcagcgtggggagttgatggagaagtctgcagtgtagagggtgaagaggaacggtgccagcacagttccctgtggggcccccgtactgcagaccagcaTATCAGAACATAAAGAACATCATAAAGAAAGCATAAGGTCATAAATTGctgttaatgtgtttttgtttctactTGATGAAACATCATGTGCGTCTTCTTCTGTATTAATGCATGCTACAATTATTGAATTATGTGGCTACTTACTAGATaataaaaaagacagaaatgatGAAAGAGTGGGTTGAAGTAAAGCCATCAGTGTTAAAGCTGCTCGGAACCTTTAAATGTGTGGTCACAGGAAATGGAAGCAATACTGCTAGAGCATCatacactgaagaaaaggtCAAGGTCTAATTTAAAGGCAGATAATAGCCTTGCATGCCTCAGGTAGCACAGACCAGGGCAGTGTGATCCTGACCTGTAAATTGTGATGTTGAAtaatatgtcttttttttcctgcctttgTTCTACATACAACAGCAGTTAAACCAAAGGCCCAACTGACTACTAACAGCAGAGACATTCCAGTTGGAGGCAAAGTGACTCTGAACTGCTCTGTGAACCTGTCATCTGAatggaaatactactggtaCAGAGGTAATAAATCCTCTGAACCCCTGACTACACAAGATGCTGCTCCTTCAGATGGACAAATCAGTGTCTCACAGGAAGGACTCTACAGGTGCAGAGCaggaagaggaaacccagtttactacacagactACAGTGATCCTGTCAACATTGATAAAAACAGTGAGTTTGACTGAAAGTTAATGAGTATGCAACCTTCAAAAGATTGTTGTGAGCCTTTCAATTTGACAATATTCAATATGATATTTGTATaatatttaaagtttgaatAGCTCTTGTTTACCACTGGGTCATTGTTACAAATTGACTTTAGCTGCGTAGAAATACCATAGTTTTTGAAAACATCAACATTATTTAAAGGTTAAAAGGTTCAGTAGTACAGAGCCATCTTTAAAGTATAAATATgcaataatatatattttttcctgtaAGGCTGATTTTTAGTGCATGTAATTTTGCTAATTGTTGACAGAAGTTACATCATCACATCTACATATCGTGGTTTAAGTAAGATGTTTTTGGTCAGTGGAGAcctaacaacacaaaagcacaGCTCCATCCTGTATTGTATTAACAGTCCAGGATACTGATGGTTGTGTAATAGTGCGAGAGATATTCTTAGTACACTTTTGTCCCCTTAGTACTAAGTGAGCATTGTCTAAATACCACAGAATACTACTGCAGAAAACAATACTAAGTATTGTTTTTGACCATGTCCATcatctttatgaccacagtgtacccgtCTTCTAATTATTGCTTCCAGCAGGTCAATGTGCCGTGTCACAAAGCTAAAGTCATTACAAACTGGTTTtcgaacatgacaatgagttctcTGTGCactcacagtcaccagatctcaatccagtggGGAACCTTTTGGAtatggtggaacaggagatttacATCATGCATGTGAAGATAACAAATTTGCAGAATCTGATTGGGGGGGGATCACACACACGGAAGTAAAAGAGAGGAAATGATGATTCCTGCCATGCAGTGACataattatatttacatttccaTAGGTGTCAATATACAGGAAAAGAATGTTGTGTTCTAGCATATGTTTATAACCTTCAGGTTTATACAAAAATACTGTTATTGGGAATACGTGTTGTTCTTGTGCCATTAAAGAGCCCTAAATCATTTTGGAGAATCTTTATACATAAATCTAATTAGAACCTAACATTTATTACAGCAGAGCCTGGGCCTGAAAACTCTTCATTTCTCACTCCTTTGATTGTTGGACTTGTTTGTGGAATTTTACTGATTattcttcttctgctgttgtGTCGCTTCAAACAGTCAAAGGGTGAGGCCATTTCCATCTTGTTTTTGCCTTATTATGTGATCTAAGTATTCATGCATCTAGTCTGAAGTAGATGTACTGTCATTGCACCAGAGCAGtttgaaattattttctttttcgtTTTTTACAGAGTCATGCTCTAAGAGGTTGGTTCAACCCTTCCCATCCCTTTTTCAACCTTCTGGAATTGTTACATTTACAAatttatgttatatttttattcctCCAGGCCTCAGAGCAAAAATCAGCACTCTGCTACAAACCACATGACCAAGCAGGATGAAACTCAACACACTTCTCCTGTCCAAGGTCAGCCTTCACCCtgtattgttttctttataaACTGTAAACTCTGAGCTTAATACATTAAGTCCTGATTAGATGAATTAGAAGATGATCAAATTGCTATATATGactatttattttgtattatttatttaaccatTGGCTTGATTTTACTCTGTATGTGATGCTTTTTTCTACAAATCAATCAAAGACATCAATGACGCAGAAAAAGGCGCAGTATGTACggtggaaaataaaaatgagtagGACCTTTAATAATATATTAATTAATGGAAAACTGTTTCACTATTTCAGTGGAATCAGAGGATGTCACATATTCTTTGATTGAGCTTAAAAACACCACTCCAAGGAGTAAGTACTTTATGTTGGAAACATATAGGGGTTTAGATGTTTTTAAAGCgagtaatatttaaagaaaataaagaaaattgtgttttcttttttctttttgtttgtttgttttttgacattTGTCTTATCCTTCTGTCAGAGAAGACCAAGAAACCAGAGGAGAGTTGTGTTTACTCTGATGTTAAAATACGCCCTTCCACAGGTACAGTACAGTCAGTGACAACaatcctgcttttttttttaatgtttctttatttaatatcaCATAGAGAATAATCAGCAATCTGTATTTTATTCCTTGGTGTAGCAGTAAGACATTCCTGGAGAAACCCATCTGGGAACAGTTAGGAGAAATTTAGGACTGTTTTTGACAGCGGGTCAGTCAGAGgcaatcatttttttctccacttaCTTCTACAGTAGAAGCGTTGTCATGTCATCTGCTGATTATTGCGTTTtaacaaaaatgaagaaaaaagtgcaaactgaaGCATAAATCTTTGTGACAAGGCTAATGTTTGATGTTATGAGACCTGTATCAGTAAAGTCCAAGAAAGCCCTAAAGATTAGTTAAATGATGCAAAAAACAGTTAGTTGAAGATGTACATGTGAAGCTGTAATTGTTTTAACAGTACTGATGTCATAAGCTAAGACAGTGGAGTGTAGACTCTGGTTGATGTGGTGGTGAAGTGAAGGTTGGATGGATGTGATTAGGAGCAGGACTACTTATGAATTCAGTGGTAGCCTTTCTTTTAGATGTTAGCCTGTTATACGCAGAGTTCTTGAATATTAAATCGATAGCCAAGACAAGGAAAGGTAAGTAAAGCAATAtatcagataatttttttctcGCACTTTCTCTTCTACACTTTATAAATGCTGAATAAAATTTATAAACACATACTCATCCAGTTTAAATTACAATCTTACTGGGAAAATGTTTTTGattaattgtttcttttttctttttctttttttaggaaaATCAGATCCTGCCACAGCTCATGAAACGGTTTATTCTGGAGTCAAACCGGGAAAAGAACTTGGTGATTGTACGGCAGTAAAATAGCACATTGACATTTTTCACTGTAATTATGTACTTTTAGACATATCAGAAtgtattgtaaaaaaaaaaaatatatctgcaAGTTACCATTAATTACTGAGGaattttttggctttttctcCAGCTCAATAAAAAGTTCTGTATAAACAAAATCAAGAGGAACGATGACAAAAGAGCAACTAAACCCTAACCAATTTAATCCAGAATATCCCCCAAACCTAAAAATATCCCAAATTAAGTGGCAGTGgtaaacttttaaaattatcagtccctttttttttcttttttggtttgtaATATAGTGTGCACATTGGGGAGAGGGCCTCTGGATTGGTGGACTGGGGTGGTGGTTCCCCTCTTCAATAATAGGGACCGAAGCATTTCAGTGGACCATACTCCTCAGTTTCCACTataagtctatgccagggtacTGGAGAGACAAACCTCGCGTCCTCAAGTGACAATGTGGTTTTGGTCTTGTTTTCAGAACAACACATCTGCTAATGTAAATGAATATGTAAATGCATAGGCATATGTATCAAGTTGTAAAGAAGTAGGCAGGATTTGAAGTAATGACTATTAGTTAGTCATGCTCTATATTGGAGCAGATGAAGGACTACATAGACCTCTTTCAATTTCTGGGGATGATATTTACTGATTACTATTTTCCTTATGTTTTGCTCttgcattttattatttgtttttcatattttttaagaCATTCAAAATAAAGACATAACTAAAGCCTTATAtctataatgttttttttcttgatatGATCTATTTCCATCGGTTCAGCCCATGCCTTTCAAATGTCCTGTCTCCTCTTCAGATATAGACATGAATACTAGACACCATGAAGATATTTAGTACCACAAGAAAGCTGAACAAAAAAgtaaggacatttttttttggtggagtattttttcttgttgtaACAATGCTTTTTCGCAATAAACCTTATACGTGTTACAGCCAGGCGACAAGAACAGACACAGAACAGAGGCGATAGGTACGAGCCCCCCAAGGGAcattgaacaaaaaaaaatgaaaataaacttttgcgagatctcgcaaaataGGCCACATCCTTTGGAAgccgcatttgaaggctgattacgtcacagccaggcaacgaaggctgtcccaattcgaaggctgctccaaatgcgaCCTttgtggcccaacctatcccagaattcatagcgcggcccagccaattccagtttccaacaatggcggcagctacttagttttaatattactctttatgggtcacaaaataaacttttaagatattttcaggcgagagtATAGCTGTggaaacttcaaatatctgctcagtttatcaagacatcacatatttgcataagTGCTCCAACATTTTtggagatgtctgttacccaccagttCAAAGCTGACCAGGAGGTCGAGGCCCACAAGAGCCGGCAAGAATACCacactcccggcacatcatacCTCGACCTCCCGGTCAGCTTCGAGCTGGCGGCCTCTGAAGGATGCGGACtattttgcgagatctcgcaaaagttcatcttcattttttttctctaatgtcCCCTGCAGGGCTCCGTAGGTAGGTTtgaacatgaaaacagaacTTTATTTACAGAAGCCACTTTAGTTTACAAAATGGTTACTGTGGACTAAATAATTCAAAGCAAGAATGATGCATCTGAACATGCGCTATAAACTATGAAATAGAAACATAGGCTATAAACTACAAAGTAGAAACGTGAGCTATAACCTGTGATTCAGGCGGGGAAGATCAGTGGCACTGGAACACAGTGAGAAGGGTGTCAGTGATGGCGGTGATAGGTCAGGTAAGAGGACTAATTAAACAGAGTGTCTTACAGGTTTTGCAGGTGGAGGCTGACTTGAGGGGAAGGCAGTTGAAGTATACAGAACCCGAGAGTCCAGAGGAAGTGTTTTCCATGAATCTCTGAGGCAGGTAAATAGATACCCAAAAGAGCTTGGGCTGCGACTGTGATTACAGAGTAGACCGGCATCAGGAAGTGGTGAGTATTGCTGGGAGTGAAATGATGAACTGGATGATTCCTGAAAATCACAGAGAGGAAAACACCAGGTAAGCATATGCCAAAAACTATGCCGCACAGGAACAACTTGGTGGCCTCACACTAATGCAGGTTAGCGGAAGATCTGGTAAAGACTCATTTCTCAATTAGTCTCTCTTATATGTAGGCAGCCCAAATTGCCAACAGGTGCAGATCATGGATGGAATGAAGTAGCTCCGCCCACAGGTGGAAACTCCAGCTCTATGGAAAAAAACAGCCACTCACCCGGACCATGACAATGACATAACAATGCCGAAAAGCCTATTTATTTCCCCTTAAATGTTGACACATTAGTATGGAAAATTAATATGTGGGTTGAGTAGCAGAGTTGAGTATGTGGGTTGTGCCCATGAAAAACTTCCCAAATCTCTGCCATGCCAAATGACTTATTCTGCTATTGACTCTCATTTTAAGCTTCTGGTAACCCAGGTGCAAATAATCAAGTGGCTGAAAATTCCTTCACATCGATGTGAAAGATTCATTGCCAATATCAAATACTTCTAtgggttttctgtttttactgtatttagTTCCCAGCGGTGTCATGGACAGGCCTTGGGGCCCAGGCTGACCCAGTAAAGTCATTGTGCCCCCTCAGTTGAATTCTAATTAAGTGAATCAACTAAAAGTTAAACAAATTCATACAGTTTGGTAGGGAAAATACCCATATCACTGAAAAGTTACTGTACTGCTCAATTCACTTACCCAGTTAAACATAGTTCAGTGCTTCTGTTACAATGATGGTACAAAGTTGTACTAAgtataaagtttttaaatgcCAAACCTTGACCTCTGACAGCACTGAaagctgcaaaaaacaaaacaaaaaaactttaagGGTCACATTTAAACTCCCCAATGGTTTCCTGTGGTTGTCCTTTAGTTATTTCCTGCTTGTTGACCTAAGTAATTATTGTAGATGCTTCTCTGTGTGCAAGTAAGAAAACTACTGACTAAAATATTGTAAACCCAAATTTAGCCACAGTTCTAAAATCTTAAAAGTAGCTCATTATAGTGAGtttaagttaaagttaaaaataaatacataaataacacTTTAAGTAAGAAGGAGTCCACAGTGCAACCTGAGCAGTAACAAATGAAAGATAGCAGAAACTTGCTGAGAGCTATTTGAGGAGTGGAATCAGCGCGAGACAAAGGggaggaagtgaaactaaatgcGGGGCACAAAAGACCATCTGCTATCAAAGTATCTGTGGATGATCACAGCCATAGAAATAGcaatttgaaacaacaacattgcagaagtggaagcagagcaactgtGAACATAAGTTTTGGCCTttctcagcaatgcaaagccaACATCTGCATGGAGGACAGGAAAGCAATCACATTGCTTAAAATGACAGTAATATTATCATCCTTCTGGAAGACACGGTGggtgcacagttttgctaaaccagatagactatcatgagaaaatgttgtcactgctcagtgatgaaaatacgtatgagcccctgaaacaagatccaggaagtggctacaggaagagggtgatagactgtctgaagcagttagaacaagacaatactattgaccggacctcatacccTGTACCCAGGGgaatctacaccaagtctgtatgttTTACCGGAGATACATAAACAGGGTTTAGCTTTCAGACCTCTATGATTGTATGTGTTGCGGCCAGGTGTCCGGACAGAAAGAACGTGGACCCAAATGAGAAACAGTGTGCAGGGCAAGGATTGCTTTTCACTAGTGTGTATTTACTAGTATGGTGATGAGATGTAAATCTCGGAGCTCTGGTTCAGCCGTGTGAGTGATTAAGAGTCTCTGGGCAAAGGCACTGCAACAAAGGAAAGAATTATTAATGATTTGAGAGGGGAGAGAATTAGGAAACTAAGTAACACGGGTGTGGAGGTTGGCTTACTGGCTGGCGAGTGGACGTGAGAAGGGCATACAACTGCCAACCTGTTTTTCCAGATGTACCAGAAACCAGtaggcaggaggacaggcaggtgagTGTTCCACAGAGTGAGATCAGTGGCCATGAGCCCGTGTTGGTTGACATGGGCTCGTGGAACATAGGGTGTTCTTAATAAAAGCTGCATTCCTGTAGTTGAGTGATATATGAAACACAGGAAATGCAGATCAAAATAGAGATCTCTGTCTCCGAATACTTTTTGTCTGTCACCACTGAGAATCTCAACGATCCACAGAAATTTTGGAAAGTAATCAAGTCTTTTTCTGCCAACAAAATGACTCAAACCTTTCCTAAATTTGTTGTAAAAGATTCAGTCTCAATTAAtgat
It includes:
- the LOC102078015 gene encoding uncharacterized protein LOC102078015 isoform X1 produces the protein MLYFYSSRPQSKNQHSATNHMTKQDETQHTSPVQVESEDVTYSLIELKNTTPRKKTKKPEESCVYSDVKIRPSTGKSDPATAHETVYSGVKPGKELGDCTAVK
- the LOC102078015 gene encoding uncharacterized protein LOC102078015 isoform X2; this translates as MTKQDETQHTSPVQVESEDVTYSLIELKNTTPRKKTKKPEESCVYSDVKIRPSTGKSDPATAHETVYSGVKPGKELGDCTAVK